A region from the Arvicola amphibius chromosome 12, mArvAmp1.2, whole genome shotgun sequence genome encodes:
- the Scaf1 gene encoding splicing factor, arginine/serine-rich 19 isoform X2 has translation MEEEDESRCKTEESGEDRGDGPPDRDSALFPSAFILRAIQQAVGSALQGDLPNEKDGSRCHGLRWRRCCRSPRSEPRSQESGGADTATVLDTAADSFLVGLVNILDPPDTWVPSRLDLQPGESEDVLELVAEVRIGNRDPMPLPVPSLLPRLRAWRTGKTVSPQSHASQPACARHLLTLGTGDGGPAPPPAPSSASSSPSPSPSSSSPSPPPPPPPPPALPAPRFDIYDPFHPTDEAYSPPPAPEQKYDPFEPTGSNPSSSAGSPSPEEEEEEEEEEEGLSQSISRISETLAGIYDDNSLSQDFPGDESPRPEPPPPQTLGAPGTPPQVDSTRAEGAPRRRVFVMGPEAEACLEGKVSVEVVTAGGPVLPLPPLPPTDPEIEEGEIVQPEEEPRVAVSLFRAGRSRQPPASVATLASVATPAAPPASAPRAPEGDDFLSLHADSDGEGALQVDLGDPPAPPAADSRWGGLDLRRKILTQRRERYRQRSASPGPPPARKKARRERQRSGDPAPPDSPAWDAKKHRSRERKVSSHTAARRRSRSRSRSRRRSRSRSADRRRGGHRSRSREKRRRRRRSASPPPAASSSSSSRRERHRGKRREGGKKKKKRSRSRAEKRAGDVEKLPAPVPPSGSDRDSRRRGAVPPSIQDLTDHDLFAIKRTITVGRPEKAEPRAPSPAPAVSPKREVLYDSEGLSADERGGKSDKDRRRSGAASSSSSSREKGSRRKALDGGDRGRDRDRSSKKTRPPKDSAPGSGPLPKAPLSSGSSSSSSSCSSRKVKLQSKVAVLIREGVSSTTPAKDSSSSGLGSIGVKFSRDRESRSPFLKPDERAPAEVAKVAPGSTKPKKTKAKAKAGAKKAKGTKGKSKPSKTRKKVRSGGSSTTSGGPGSLKKSKADSCSQAASAKGTEETSWSGEERTTKAPSTPPPKVAPPPPALTPDSQTVDSSCKTPEVSFLPEEASEDTGVRVGAEEEEEEEEEEEEEQQPATTTATSTAAAAPSTAPSAGSTAGDSGAEDGPAARVSQLPTLPPPMPWNLPAGVDCTTSGVLALTALLFKMEEANLASRAKAQELIQATNQILSHRKPPSTLGVTPAPVPTSLGLPPGPSSYLLPGSLPIGGCGSTPPTPTGLAPASDKREGSSSSEGRGDTDKYLKKLHTQERAVEEVKLAIKPYYQKKDITKEEYKDILRKAVHKICHSKSGEINPVKVSNLVRAYVQRYRYFRKHGRKPGDPPGPPRPPKEPGPPDKGGPGLPLPPL, from the exons atggaggaggaagatgagtcTCGATGTAAAACAGAGGAGTCGGGAGAGGATCGAGGAGATGGTCCACCTGACAGAGATTCTGCCCtttttccttctgcctttatCCTG CGGGCCATTCAGCAGGCTGTGGGGAGCGCCCTGCAGGGGGACCTGCCTAATGAGAAAG ATGGCTCTCGGTGTCATGGCCTTCGATGGAGGCGCTGCTGCCGCAGTCCACGATCAGAGCCTCGTTCACAGGAGTCAGGGGGTGCTGACACAGCCACT GTATTGGACACAGCTGCAGACAGCTTTCTTGTGGGACTGGTGAACATCCTGGATCCCCCCGATACCTGGGTCCCCAGCCGCCTGGACCTGCAACCTGGCGA AAGTGAAGACGTGCTGGAGCTGGTGGCTGAGGTCCGCATCGGTAACAGGGACCCCATGCCTCTGCCTGTGCCCAGCCTTCTGCCCCGCCTCAGGGCCTGGAGGACAGGAAAAACAG TGTCTCCACAGTCTCATGCCTCTCAGCCTGCCTGTGCCCGCCACCTCCTCACCTTGGGCACAGGGGATGGAGGGCCTGCCCCTCCACctgctccctcctctgcctcatcctcgccttccccttccccatcctcgtcttccccttctccccctcctcctcctccgcccccTCCAGCACTTCCTGCCCCCCGATTCGACATCTATGACCCCTTCCACCCCACCGACGAGGCCTACTCCCCACCACCAGCCCCGGAGCAAAAATACGACCCCTTCGAGCCCACAGGCTCCAACCCTAGCTCATCAGCAGGGAGCCCCTcaccagaagaggaagaagaggaggaagaggaagaggagggcctGTCACAGAGCATCAGCCGCATCTCAGAGACCCTGGCGGGCATCTATGATGACAACAGCTTGAGCCAGGACTTCCCAGGTGACGAAAGCCCCCGCCCGGAGCCCCCGCCCCCGCAGACGCTGGGAGCCCCAGGGACGCCACCTCAGGTGGACTCCACGCGGGCTGAAGGAGCCCCGCGCCGCAGGGTCTTTGTGATGGGACCTGAGGCTGAAGCTTGTCTTGAGGGCAAGGTGTCCGTGGAAGTAGTGACAGCTGGTGGACCAgtgctgccactgccaccactacCCCCGACTGATCCCGAGATCGAGGAAGGAGAGATTGTGCAGCCCGAGGAGGAGCCCAGGGTTGCAGTGTCACTGTTCCGAGCTGGGCGTTCTCGGCAGCCTCCTGCCTCGGTAGCCACCCTTGCTTCAGTGGCCACTCCCGCTGCACCCCCAGCCTCTGCGCCACGTGCCCCTGAGGGCGATGATTTCCTGTCCCTGCATGCTGACTCTGATGGTGAGGGCGCACTGCAGGTAGACCTGGGTGATCCACCCGCACCTCCGGCTGCAGACTCACGCTGGGGCGGCCTGGACCTGCGCCGCAAAATCCTAACACAGCGGCGTGAGCGCTACCGCCAGCGCTCTGCCTCTCCGGGCCCACCGCCTGCACGCAAGAAGGCCCGACGAGAGAGGCAGCGCAGCGGGGACCCAGCCCCACCTGACTCGCCAGCTTGGGATGCCAAGAAGCACCGCTCACGGGAGCGGAAGGTCAGTTCTCACACTGCTGCGCGCCGTCGCTCACGCTCACGGTCCCGTTCCCGCCGCCGTTCTCGCTCCCGCAGTGCTGATCGCAGACGCGGGGGCCACCGCTCACGCTCCCGGGAGAAGCGCAGGCGCAGAAGGCGCTCAGCATCACCACCCCCAGCAGCATCATCCTCTTCGTCCTCAAGGCGTGAGCGGCACCGCGGCAAGCGCCGGGAGGGcggcaagaagaagaaaaagcgaTCGCGCTCGCGGGCCGAGAAGCGCGCTGGGGATGTGGAGAAGCTGCCTGCACCTGTGCCCCCCTCAGGCTCTGACCGTGACAGCCGGCGCCGTGGGGCTGTGCCACCCTCTATCCAGGACCTCACAGACCACGACCTGTTTGCCATTAAACGGACCATCACAGTGGGCCGCCCTGAGAAGGCTGAACCCCGTGCACCTTCGCCGGCACCTGCTGTGTCCCCAAAGCGAGAGGTCCTGTATGACTCTGAGGGTCTGAGTGCAGATGAGCGGGGTGGCAAGAGTGACAAGGACCGGAGGCGTTCAGGGGCTGcgtcctcatcctcatcctcaagGGAAAAAGGGTCTCGACGGAAGGCCCTTGATGGGGGGGACCGGGGCCGAGACAGGGACAGGTCATCCAAGAAGACACGGCCACCTAAGGACTCAGCACCTGGCTCGGGGCCGCTACCCAAGGCCCCGCTAAGCAGCggctcctcctcatcatcatcatcctgcTCCTCCCGAAAGGTGAAACTGCAGTCCAAGGTGGCCGTGCTCATCCGAGAGGGAGTCAGCAGTACCACGCCTGCCAAGGATTCCTCATCTTCTGGCCTGGGCTCCATCGGGGTCAAGTTCAGCCGAGACCGGGAAAGCCGCTCACCCTTCCTCAAGCCTGATGAGCGAGCTCCTGCAGAGGTGGCTAAGGTGGCCCCAGGCAGCACCAAGCCCAAAAAGACCAAGGCCAAGGCCAAAGCTGGGGCCAAGAAAGCAAAGGGGACCAAGGGAAAGAGCAAGCCATCAAAGACCAGGAAGAAGGTCCGCAGTGGAGGCAGCAGCACAACCAGTGGCGGGCCTGGTTCACTGAAGAAGTCCAAGGCCGACAGCTGCAGCCAGGCAGCCAGTGCCAAGGGGACAGAGGAGACATCATGGTCTGGGGAGGAGCGGACCACCAAGGCCCCCAGTACCCCACCACCTAAGGTAGCCCCACCTCCACCTGCACTCACCCCAGACTCACAGACTGTGGACAGCAGCTGCAAGACCCCTGAAGTCTCCTTCCTCCCAGAGGAAGCCAGTGAAGACACTGGGGTCCGAGtaggggcagaggaggaggaggaagaggaggaagaagaggaggaagagcagcagcCTGCAACTACCACAGCTACTAGCACCGCCGCAGCTGCCCCAAGTACTGCTCCCAGTGCGGGGTCTACAGCTGGAGACTCTGGTGCAGAGGATGGGCCAGCTGCTAGGGTCTCCCAGCTGCCCACGCTACCCCCACCCATGCCCTGGAACCTGCCTGCTGGTGTGGACTGCACGACCAGTGGTGTCCTGGCCT TGACTGCACTGCTGTTCAAGATGGAAGAAGCCAACCTGGCCAGCCGAGCAAAGGCCCAGGAGCTGATCCAGGCCACCAACCAG ATCCTCAGTCATCGGAAGCCACCCTCCACTCTGGGGGTGACCCCAGCTCCTGTTCCCACTTCTTTGGGCCTGCCCCCAGGCCCTTCCAGCTACCTGCTTCCTGGTAGCCTCCCCATAGGGGGCTGTGGCTCTACCCCTCCTACCCCCACTGGGCTGGCCCCTGCATCTGACAAGAGAGAGGGCAGCAGCAGCTCAGAGGGACGTGGGGACACTGACAAG TATCTGAAGAAGCTGCACACACAGGAACGGGCAGTGGAAGAGGTGAAATTGGCCATCAAACCATACTACCAGAAGAAAGACATCACCAAGGAGGAGTACAAGGACATCCTGAGGAAGGCTGTCCACAAG ATCTGCCACAGCAAAAGCGGGGAGATCAATCCTGTCAAGGTGAGCAACCTGGTGAGGGCCTACGTTCAGCGCTACCGCTACTTCCGCAAGCATGGTCGCAAGCCGGGGGACCCCCCAGGACCCCCTCGGCCACCCAAGGAGCCAGGGCCCCCAGACAAGGGTGGCCCTGGCCTGCCCCTGCCCCCTCTCTGA
- the Scaf1 gene encoding splicing factor, arginine/serine-rich 19 isoform X1 yields the protein MPINETLVPHHGGRWVLCEAVLLFHVGAFLGVGNVTMEEEDESRCKTEESGEDRGDGPPDRDSALFPSAFILRAIQQAVGSALQGDLPNEKDGSRCHGLRWRRCCRSPRSEPRSQESGGADTATVLDTAADSFLVGLVNILDPPDTWVPSRLDLQPGESEDVLELVAEVRIGNRDPMPLPVPSLLPRLRAWRTGKTVSPQSHASQPACARHLLTLGTGDGGPAPPPAPSSASSSPSPSPSSSSPSPPPPPPPPPALPAPRFDIYDPFHPTDEAYSPPPAPEQKYDPFEPTGSNPSSSAGSPSPEEEEEEEEEEEGLSQSISRISETLAGIYDDNSLSQDFPGDESPRPEPPPPQTLGAPGTPPQVDSTRAEGAPRRRVFVMGPEAEACLEGKVSVEVVTAGGPVLPLPPLPPTDPEIEEGEIVQPEEEPRVAVSLFRAGRSRQPPASVATLASVATPAAPPASAPRAPEGDDFLSLHADSDGEGALQVDLGDPPAPPAADSRWGGLDLRRKILTQRRERYRQRSASPGPPPARKKARRERQRSGDPAPPDSPAWDAKKHRSRERKVSSHTAARRRSRSRSRSRRRSRSRSADRRRGGHRSRSREKRRRRRRSASPPPAASSSSSSRRERHRGKRREGGKKKKKRSRSRAEKRAGDVEKLPAPVPPSGSDRDSRRRGAVPPSIQDLTDHDLFAIKRTITVGRPEKAEPRAPSPAPAVSPKREVLYDSEGLSADERGGKSDKDRRRSGAASSSSSSREKGSRRKALDGGDRGRDRDRSSKKTRPPKDSAPGSGPLPKAPLSSGSSSSSSSCSSRKVKLQSKVAVLIREGVSSTTPAKDSSSSGLGSIGVKFSRDRESRSPFLKPDERAPAEVAKVAPGSTKPKKTKAKAKAGAKKAKGTKGKSKPSKTRKKVRSGGSSTTSGGPGSLKKSKADSCSQAASAKGTEETSWSGEERTTKAPSTPPPKVAPPPPALTPDSQTVDSSCKTPEVSFLPEEASEDTGVRVGAEEEEEEEEEEEEEQQPATTTATSTAAAAPSTAPSAGSTAGDSGAEDGPAARVSQLPTLPPPMPWNLPAGVDCTTSGVLALTALLFKMEEANLASRAKAQELIQATNQILSHRKPPSTLGVTPAPVPTSLGLPPGPSSYLLPGSLPIGGCGSTPPTPTGLAPASDKREGSSSSEGRGDTDKYLKKLHTQERAVEEVKLAIKPYYQKKDITKEEYKDILRKAVHKICHSKSGEINPVKVSNLVRAYVQRYRYFRKHGRKPGDPPGPPRPPKEPGPPDKGGPGLPLPPL from the exons ATGCCTATAAATGAGACTCTGGTTCCTCACCATGGAGGACGATGGGTGctgtgtgaagctgtgctactgttCCATGTCGGCGCGTTTCTCGGTGTGGGGAAT GTGAccatggaggaggaagatgagtcTCGATGTAAAACAGAGGAGTCGGGAGAGGATCGAGGAGATGGTCCACCTGACAGAGATTCTGCCCtttttccttctgcctttatCCTG CGGGCCATTCAGCAGGCTGTGGGGAGCGCCCTGCAGGGGGACCTGCCTAATGAGAAAG ATGGCTCTCGGTGTCATGGCCTTCGATGGAGGCGCTGCTGCCGCAGTCCACGATCAGAGCCTCGTTCACAGGAGTCAGGGGGTGCTGACACAGCCACT GTATTGGACACAGCTGCAGACAGCTTTCTTGTGGGACTGGTGAACATCCTGGATCCCCCCGATACCTGGGTCCCCAGCCGCCTGGACCTGCAACCTGGCGA AAGTGAAGACGTGCTGGAGCTGGTGGCTGAGGTCCGCATCGGTAACAGGGACCCCATGCCTCTGCCTGTGCCCAGCCTTCTGCCCCGCCTCAGGGCCTGGAGGACAGGAAAAACAG TGTCTCCACAGTCTCATGCCTCTCAGCCTGCCTGTGCCCGCCACCTCCTCACCTTGGGCACAGGGGATGGAGGGCCTGCCCCTCCACctgctccctcctctgcctcatcctcgccttccccttccccatcctcgtcttccccttctccccctcctcctcctccgcccccTCCAGCACTTCCTGCCCCCCGATTCGACATCTATGACCCCTTCCACCCCACCGACGAGGCCTACTCCCCACCACCAGCCCCGGAGCAAAAATACGACCCCTTCGAGCCCACAGGCTCCAACCCTAGCTCATCAGCAGGGAGCCCCTcaccagaagaggaagaagaggaggaagaggaagaggagggcctGTCACAGAGCATCAGCCGCATCTCAGAGACCCTGGCGGGCATCTATGATGACAACAGCTTGAGCCAGGACTTCCCAGGTGACGAAAGCCCCCGCCCGGAGCCCCCGCCCCCGCAGACGCTGGGAGCCCCAGGGACGCCACCTCAGGTGGACTCCACGCGGGCTGAAGGAGCCCCGCGCCGCAGGGTCTTTGTGATGGGACCTGAGGCTGAAGCTTGTCTTGAGGGCAAGGTGTCCGTGGAAGTAGTGACAGCTGGTGGACCAgtgctgccactgccaccactacCCCCGACTGATCCCGAGATCGAGGAAGGAGAGATTGTGCAGCCCGAGGAGGAGCCCAGGGTTGCAGTGTCACTGTTCCGAGCTGGGCGTTCTCGGCAGCCTCCTGCCTCGGTAGCCACCCTTGCTTCAGTGGCCACTCCCGCTGCACCCCCAGCCTCTGCGCCACGTGCCCCTGAGGGCGATGATTTCCTGTCCCTGCATGCTGACTCTGATGGTGAGGGCGCACTGCAGGTAGACCTGGGTGATCCACCCGCACCTCCGGCTGCAGACTCACGCTGGGGCGGCCTGGACCTGCGCCGCAAAATCCTAACACAGCGGCGTGAGCGCTACCGCCAGCGCTCTGCCTCTCCGGGCCCACCGCCTGCACGCAAGAAGGCCCGACGAGAGAGGCAGCGCAGCGGGGACCCAGCCCCACCTGACTCGCCAGCTTGGGATGCCAAGAAGCACCGCTCACGGGAGCGGAAGGTCAGTTCTCACACTGCTGCGCGCCGTCGCTCACGCTCACGGTCCCGTTCCCGCCGCCGTTCTCGCTCCCGCAGTGCTGATCGCAGACGCGGGGGCCACCGCTCACGCTCCCGGGAGAAGCGCAGGCGCAGAAGGCGCTCAGCATCACCACCCCCAGCAGCATCATCCTCTTCGTCCTCAAGGCGTGAGCGGCACCGCGGCAAGCGCCGGGAGGGcggcaagaagaagaaaaagcgaTCGCGCTCGCGGGCCGAGAAGCGCGCTGGGGATGTGGAGAAGCTGCCTGCACCTGTGCCCCCCTCAGGCTCTGACCGTGACAGCCGGCGCCGTGGGGCTGTGCCACCCTCTATCCAGGACCTCACAGACCACGACCTGTTTGCCATTAAACGGACCATCACAGTGGGCCGCCCTGAGAAGGCTGAACCCCGTGCACCTTCGCCGGCACCTGCTGTGTCCCCAAAGCGAGAGGTCCTGTATGACTCTGAGGGTCTGAGTGCAGATGAGCGGGGTGGCAAGAGTGACAAGGACCGGAGGCGTTCAGGGGCTGcgtcctcatcctcatcctcaagGGAAAAAGGGTCTCGACGGAAGGCCCTTGATGGGGGGGACCGGGGCCGAGACAGGGACAGGTCATCCAAGAAGACACGGCCACCTAAGGACTCAGCACCTGGCTCGGGGCCGCTACCCAAGGCCCCGCTAAGCAGCggctcctcctcatcatcatcatcctgcTCCTCCCGAAAGGTGAAACTGCAGTCCAAGGTGGCCGTGCTCATCCGAGAGGGAGTCAGCAGTACCACGCCTGCCAAGGATTCCTCATCTTCTGGCCTGGGCTCCATCGGGGTCAAGTTCAGCCGAGACCGGGAAAGCCGCTCACCCTTCCTCAAGCCTGATGAGCGAGCTCCTGCAGAGGTGGCTAAGGTGGCCCCAGGCAGCACCAAGCCCAAAAAGACCAAGGCCAAGGCCAAAGCTGGGGCCAAGAAAGCAAAGGGGACCAAGGGAAAGAGCAAGCCATCAAAGACCAGGAAGAAGGTCCGCAGTGGAGGCAGCAGCACAACCAGTGGCGGGCCTGGTTCACTGAAGAAGTCCAAGGCCGACAGCTGCAGCCAGGCAGCCAGTGCCAAGGGGACAGAGGAGACATCATGGTCTGGGGAGGAGCGGACCACCAAGGCCCCCAGTACCCCACCACCTAAGGTAGCCCCACCTCCACCTGCACTCACCCCAGACTCACAGACTGTGGACAGCAGCTGCAAGACCCCTGAAGTCTCCTTCCTCCCAGAGGAAGCCAGTGAAGACACTGGGGTCCGAGtaggggcagaggaggaggaggaagaggaggaagaagaggaggaagagcagcagcCTGCAACTACCACAGCTACTAGCACCGCCGCAGCTGCCCCAAGTACTGCTCCCAGTGCGGGGTCTACAGCTGGAGACTCTGGTGCAGAGGATGGGCCAGCTGCTAGGGTCTCCCAGCTGCCCACGCTACCCCCACCCATGCCCTGGAACCTGCCTGCTGGTGTGGACTGCACGACCAGTGGTGTCCTGGCCT TGACTGCACTGCTGTTCAAGATGGAAGAAGCCAACCTGGCCAGCCGAGCAAAGGCCCAGGAGCTGATCCAGGCCACCAACCAG ATCCTCAGTCATCGGAAGCCACCCTCCACTCTGGGGGTGACCCCAGCTCCTGTTCCCACTTCTTTGGGCCTGCCCCCAGGCCCTTCCAGCTACCTGCTTCCTGGTAGCCTCCCCATAGGGGGCTGTGGCTCTACCCCTCCTACCCCCACTGGGCTGGCCCCTGCATCTGACAAGAGAGAGGGCAGCAGCAGCTCAGAGGGACGTGGGGACACTGACAAG TATCTGAAGAAGCTGCACACACAGGAACGGGCAGTGGAAGAGGTGAAATTGGCCATCAAACCATACTACCAGAAGAAAGACATCACCAAGGAGGAGTACAAGGACATCCTGAGGAAGGCTGTCCACAAG ATCTGCCACAGCAAAAGCGGGGAGATCAATCCTGTCAAGGTGAGCAACCTGGTGAGGGCCTACGTTCAGCGCTACCGCTACTTCCGCAAGCATGGTCGCAAGCCGGGGGACCCCCCAGGACCCCCTCGGCCACCCAAGGAGCCAGGGCCCCCAGACAAGGGTGGCCCTGGCCTGCCCCTGCCCCCTCTCTGA
- the Scaf1 gene encoding splicing factor, arginine/serine-rich 19 isoform X3, with translation MPINETLVPHHGGRWVLCEAVLLFHVGAFLGVGNVTMEEEDESRCKTEESGEDRGDGPPDRDSALFPSAFILRAIQQAVGSALQGDLPNEKDGSRCHGLRWRRCCRSPRSEPRSQESGGADTATVLDTAADSFLVGLVNILDPPDTWVPSRLDLQPGESEDVLELVAEVRIGNRDPMPLPVPSLLPRLRAWRTGKTVSPQSHASQPACARHLLTLGTGDGGPAPPPAPSSASSSPSPSPSSSSPSPPPPPPPPPALPAPRFDIYDPFHPTDEAYSPPPAPEQKYDPFEPTGSNPSSSAGSPSPEEEEEEEEEEEGLSQSISRISETLAGIYDDNSLSQDFPGDESPRPEPPPPQTLGAPGTPPQVDSTRAEGAPRRRVFVMGPEAEACLEGKVSVEVVTAGGPVLPLPPLPPTDPEIEEGEIVQPEEEPRVAVSLFRAGRSRQPPASVATLASVATPAAPPASAPRAPEGDDFLSLHADSDGEGALQVDLGDPPAPPAADSRWGGLDLRRKILTQRRERYRQRSASPGPPPARKKARRERQRSGDPAPPDSPAWDAKKHRSRERKVSSHTAARRRSRSRSRSRRRSRSRSADRRRGGHRSRSREKRRRRRRSASPPPAASSSSSSRRERHRGKRREGGKKKKKRSRSRAEKRAGDVEKLPAPVPPSGSDRDSRRRGAVPPSIQDLTDHDLFAIKRTITVGRPEKAEPRAPSPAPAVSPKREVLYDSEGLSADERGGKSDKDRRRSGAASSSSSSREKGSRRKALDGGDRGRDRDRSSKKTRPPKDSAPGSGPLPKAPLSSGSSSSSSSCSSRKVKLQSKVAVLIREGVSSTTPAKDSSSSGLGSIGVKFSRDRESRSPFLKPDERAPAEVAKVAPGSTKPKKTKAKAKAGAKKAKGTKGKSKPSKTRKKVRSGGSSTTSGGPGSLKKSKADSCSQAASAKGTEETSWSGEERTTKAPSTPPPKVAPPPPALTPDSQTVDSSCKTPEVSFLPEEASEDTGVRVGAEEEEEEEEEEEEEQQPATTTATSTAAAAPSTAPSAGSTAGDSGAEDGPAARVSQLPTLPPPMPWNLPAGVDCTTSGVLALTALLFKMEEANLASRAKAQELIQATNQVGSHGEESPQPLLLSIASG, from the exons ATGCCTATAAATGAGACTCTGGTTCCTCACCATGGAGGACGATGGGTGctgtgtgaagctgtgctactgttCCATGTCGGCGCGTTTCTCGGTGTGGGGAAT GTGAccatggaggaggaagatgagtcTCGATGTAAAACAGAGGAGTCGGGAGAGGATCGAGGAGATGGTCCACCTGACAGAGATTCTGCCCtttttccttctgcctttatCCTG CGGGCCATTCAGCAGGCTGTGGGGAGCGCCCTGCAGGGGGACCTGCCTAATGAGAAAG ATGGCTCTCGGTGTCATGGCCTTCGATGGAGGCGCTGCTGCCGCAGTCCACGATCAGAGCCTCGTTCACAGGAGTCAGGGGGTGCTGACACAGCCACT GTATTGGACACAGCTGCAGACAGCTTTCTTGTGGGACTGGTGAACATCCTGGATCCCCCCGATACCTGGGTCCCCAGCCGCCTGGACCTGCAACCTGGCGA AAGTGAAGACGTGCTGGAGCTGGTGGCTGAGGTCCGCATCGGTAACAGGGACCCCATGCCTCTGCCTGTGCCCAGCCTTCTGCCCCGCCTCAGGGCCTGGAGGACAGGAAAAACAG TGTCTCCACAGTCTCATGCCTCTCAGCCTGCCTGTGCCCGCCACCTCCTCACCTTGGGCACAGGGGATGGAGGGCCTGCCCCTCCACctgctccctcctctgcctcatcctcgccttccccttccccatcctcgtcttccccttctccccctcctcctcctccgcccccTCCAGCACTTCCTGCCCCCCGATTCGACATCTATGACCCCTTCCACCCCACCGACGAGGCCTACTCCCCACCACCAGCCCCGGAGCAAAAATACGACCCCTTCGAGCCCACAGGCTCCAACCCTAGCTCATCAGCAGGGAGCCCCTcaccagaagaggaagaagaggaggaagaggaagaggagggcctGTCACAGAGCATCAGCCGCATCTCAGAGACCCTGGCGGGCATCTATGATGACAACAGCTTGAGCCAGGACTTCCCAGGTGACGAAAGCCCCCGCCCGGAGCCCCCGCCCCCGCAGACGCTGGGAGCCCCAGGGACGCCACCTCAGGTGGACTCCACGCGGGCTGAAGGAGCCCCGCGCCGCAGGGTCTTTGTGATGGGACCTGAGGCTGAAGCTTGTCTTGAGGGCAAGGTGTCCGTGGAAGTAGTGACAGCTGGTGGACCAgtgctgccactgccaccactacCCCCGACTGATCCCGAGATCGAGGAAGGAGAGATTGTGCAGCCCGAGGAGGAGCCCAGGGTTGCAGTGTCACTGTTCCGAGCTGGGCGTTCTCGGCAGCCTCCTGCCTCGGTAGCCACCCTTGCTTCAGTGGCCACTCCCGCTGCACCCCCAGCCTCTGCGCCACGTGCCCCTGAGGGCGATGATTTCCTGTCCCTGCATGCTGACTCTGATGGTGAGGGCGCACTGCAGGTAGACCTGGGTGATCCACCCGCACCTCCGGCTGCAGACTCACGCTGGGGCGGCCTGGACCTGCGCCGCAAAATCCTAACACAGCGGCGTGAGCGCTACCGCCAGCGCTCTGCCTCTCCGGGCCCACCGCCTGCACGCAAGAAGGCCCGACGAGAGAGGCAGCGCAGCGGGGACCCAGCCCCACCTGACTCGCCAGCTTGGGATGCCAAGAAGCACCGCTCACGGGAGCGGAAGGTCAGTTCTCACACTGCTGCGCGCCGTCGCTCACGCTCACGGTCCCGTTCCCGCCGCCGTTCTCGCTCCCGCAGTGCTGATCGCAGACGCGGGGGCCACCGCTCACGCTCCCGGGAGAAGCGCAGGCGCAGAAGGCGCTCAGCATCACCACCCCCAGCAGCATCATCCTCTTCGTCCTCAAGGCGTGAGCGGCACCGCGGCAAGCGCCGGGAGGGcggcaagaagaagaaaaagcgaTCGCGCTCGCGGGCCGAGAAGCGCGCTGGGGATGTGGAGAAGCTGCCTGCACCTGTGCCCCCCTCAGGCTCTGACCGTGACAGCCGGCGCCGTGGGGCTGTGCCACCCTCTATCCAGGACCTCACAGACCACGACCTGTTTGCCATTAAACGGACCATCACAGTGGGCCGCCCTGAGAAGGCTGAACCCCGTGCACCTTCGCCGGCACCTGCTGTGTCCCCAAAGCGAGAGGTCCTGTATGACTCTGAGGGTCTGAGTGCAGATGAGCGGGGTGGCAAGAGTGACAAGGACCGGAGGCGTTCAGGGGCTGcgtcctcatcctcatcctcaagGGAAAAAGGGTCTCGACGGAAGGCCCTTGATGGGGGGGACCGGGGCCGAGACAGGGACAGGTCATCCAAGAAGACACGGCCACCTAAGGACTCAGCACCTGGCTCGGGGCCGCTACCCAAGGCCCCGCTAAGCAGCggctcctcctcatcatcatcatcctgcTCCTCCCGAAAGGTGAAACTGCAGTCCAAGGTGGCCGTGCTCATCCGAGAGGGAGTCAGCAGTACCACGCCTGCCAAGGATTCCTCATCTTCTGGCCTGGGCTCCATCGGGGTCAAGTTCAGCCGAGACCGGGAAAGCCGCTCACCCTTCCTCAAGCCTGATGAGCGAGCTCCTGCAGAGGTGGCTAAGGTGGCCCCAGGCAGCACCAAGCCCAAAAAGACCAAGGCCAAGGCCAAAGCTGGGGCCAAGAAAGCAAAGGGGACCAAGGGAAAGAGCAAGCCATCAAAGACCAGGAAGAAGGTCCGCAGTGGAGGCAGCAGCACAACCAGTGGCGGGCCTGGTTCACTGAAGAAGTCCAAGGCCGACAGCTGCAGCCAGGCAGCCAGTGCCAAGGGGACAGAGGAGACATCATGGTCTGGGGAGGAGCGGACCACCAAGGCCCCCAGTACCCCACCACCTAAGGTAGCCCCACCTCCACCTGCACTCACCCCAGACTCACAGACTGTGGACAGCAGCTGCAAGACCCCTGAAGTCTCCTTCCTCCCAGAGGAAGCCAGTGAAGACACTGGGGTCCGAGtaggggcagaggaggaggaggaagaggaggaagaagaggaggaagagcagcagcCTGCAACTACCACAGCTACTAGCACCGCCGCAGCTGCCCCAAGTACTGCTCCCAGTGCGGGGTCTACAGCTGGAGACTCTGGTGCAGAGGATGGGCCAGCTGCTAGGGTCTCCCAGCTGCCCACGCTACCCCCACCCATGCCCTGGAACCTGCCTGCTGGTGTGGACTGCACGACCAGTGGTGTCCTGGCCT TGACTGCACTGCTGTTCAAGATGGAAGAAGCCAACCTGGCCAGCCGAGCAAAGGCCCAGGAGCTGATCCAGGCCACCAACCAGGTGGGCTCCCATGGGGAAGAGTCCCCACAGCCCCTTCTTTTGTCCATTGCCTCGGGGTAG